The DNA region AAATGCTGGAGCATAATGTCTATTTTCAGAGTCGCATTAgtcagcacacaaaaaaaaaaaacatgtcacatttcctcactcccttctgtatttctcccacatcattaatttatcattaatttattttacttttctctgtttctctaaacggctctgagCACTGACGGATGAGACGGAGCGGAGTCACCTCTGTGCTTATGTCGAGCATTAGCGCAGGTTGTGGCAtcgtgtgattatgggttattttgaatgatcattaatgacttttctgctgggaatgttttaggatttcctttggaaaacataggaagagaaaccaaatataggacgtgaCGGTGTGACTGTAGTAAAAGGGCAGCGCCACATTGTCACAGCATTGGAGTCTGACGTATTCTGTCCAATCGGACACCAACCGTTTCGCCTGCGTGACGtagttcagaaagtttggtgcgcttgggaaatagaatgtgtgaaagccggagcaaattaaaatgcaaaaaatgttgcagattcacctCCTGAATCGCACAGAGTCCaccggactatatgtgtgaaagcaccctaattACTATTTAAAAGTAACTTGCACAACACtgggtatgttatatatattatgatatgaataaaatatatatattgtttaaacgcaaagtggatttttacaaatttgtcatgttttatgaCGAGCTAAAAGTTGTTTGTCGTAAAATAGCAACATGGGGATTTTCTAGGAAACGTGGAAAATTAAACGAttgaataaattaggagaaataaagtgttgcatgttgaaacttaaacatttctgacCTTTTAAAGTGCCTGCTATTATCTTACCctgtaattaaagtgaaactgcgaaaatgtaatatttaagaagctcttttcgaactggtagccctttggactaagcatacctatgaagtagctcagttttagaaaggttggtgacccctgggttaggggttagggtaacaaacaacacttaatgacagccttaatgaGACCGTatccatgctaatgacaggtgtcatgtcataataatgtcagcttttatgtataaaacttcaagtgttactgAACAAACTAATTTACCCGTTCACCGAGGTGTTTGTTCACCACAGCGCTCGTCCTCACGCCCAGCTCTGCCTCCGCAGCTGCCCTGTTCTGTTTCAGGAAGAGCATGAAGGCGTTGGGGGGCTTTTTAATGTATGGCTCCTTTGTCACGATCACCTCATTTCTGGAAGAAcaaatcacaaatacacagtgtaAGAGCACGATCCAGACTCAGACACAAGAAAGACATGTAGGATTAAAACAACTCACCTTGAGACTGGGGCCATCACTGGGGGCGCTGACTGCAGTGGGGGATGAGAGACATTCACATTCCTACAAAGATAAACACAGAAATCAGAAATCATGTCACACATAAAGTAACGCCTGTGTTTGACCTAATCTTTCTGTTGGTTTTACTTACTCTTTTCCAAAAGTGGGATCTCTATACGTCCCTGGAGGCATGGCATTAGGTGGGGGGGTAAAGGTTGGGAGCTCAACATGGTGTACCACAGCTGGAATGGAAGGGATGGTTGAGGGGCCAGGATTTTGTTGGGGGTAATACTCCGCTTTCTGCAAGACGGTGTTGACTGTATGGTCCTCAATGTTTGGGGCCCCATACCTGACATCATTAAATACTGTAGGGCCACTTTTACAGTGGCCCCCGTACTGGCCCCCATGCTGTTGGGCTCTGTACCTGTGCTCATCATAAGGAACCTGTTCCTGAAAAGCAGAACATCCATATTTTAAGAAGAATCAATAACACATCAACATTAAGTagataattttacaaaaaaaacggGAAGGGGGCGTGTCCAGGTTCTTACCGGCTGAACATACTCCGGCTTTTTCCAGGCACACATCTgctcatcaacaaacacaacatcctCCAGACTCTGAGGGAGGAAAGCAGATGACATCATGTATTAGTAACAGGGTAAAATAATGTAAGCATTTCGATCGGTGATATTTACAAGCACTTTAAATGAGTCATGCAGAGaaccacaataataatatacataacGATCTCATCAAGGATGGCATCAATCATGCAAAGTTAGAGAAAGAACAACTGAACCAAAGCTTTGTCTTTAAGGATAATGTTTCTGTGAATAACTGCAATAATACTTCAACCAGTTGAAATTCACTGatacaattattatatattaatatagatAATCATTTGCTATGACTCACTTCAGTTGAAGTTGGCTGTTGAACAGCAGGATGAGATGGAAGTGGGGGGTTTGTGACATCCTGGAGCCCCTCCTCTGAACCCTGATGATGGAgacgcttaaaatgctttcctTTCCACTTCAAGATGATTATTTTCTTCATAATGTCTAACATTGACAAATAGAAACATTAATGCACACGAACTGTGATCTATTGCAGTGTAATAATTCACAGACTATCCAAAGCTCAATAATAACATGGCGCACTGTAAAACAGCTGCTAACAGTTTACCACACTACATGCTAATCAATGCAGATATGAAAGATGTCTTATTTATATCACTGTTACATTGCATTTCTCTGTATTGATAATTtctaagatgttttttttctcgaaACCATAACACCCAGGTCACTGTCACATTAAGTTTGGAAACATGatcactttaaaaacacttactttgagttgatttaaaaagtgtttgaacTTTTGCTGATGGTACTTGAGAAAGCCCCAACGTATTTTAAAGAGCGATGGAGACTTCTGAGGAGACTTCCTTGTTGATTAAAGCTCAAAAACTGAAGATAGAAGTTGTTCTATGCTGGAGATCAAAGTCAGCTGCACATCAAAGGTTGATATGGAACACCAAAATTTGGAACACTTGGTTTCTATGGCAACAAAAACCACAAGTGCCTTAACTTCTTTCTTCATTAAAACCCCTGTATTATTTGCAGAGGTTGTTGTAtggtgtgtattaatcattcattcacttCTGCAAAAAGAAATGCTCATTTAACCATTATAGCTAATCGCCTGTTCTGACATGTCACACCTGTTTACTGCATTTTGTAAGGTCACAGCTGCAAAGTAGATGTTTTGAGTGATAACAAagaaataccacttgttttccaCAGAAGGTGCTAAAGCTAACACCCCGAGGTGTGAGGAGTCACACTTCTAGGTGTAAGAAGTCACACTTTACTCTAACAGGAGGCCAACGCCTTGTTATGTATCAAGTGTTAACCACAGACATCAACAATAACCAGTGTGGAAACCACCTTTCGTGAATATCTGTTATGCCATCTGGGCCTTGACCTATGTATGAACTTTTGTCCTATTTTGCTATCTGCTTAGGTGGTCGGAACATGAATAATGACATAATATCACGCCATGCTTAGGGCTATATAAACCACTGTGTTACTGTGTTCAGGGTCTTCTCTTAAACGGACATTCTAGTTGTCCATGAAGATCCCCTTCTTTCTCTATCGGCTGATAGTTTAGGACTTTCATACTTTGAAACTTTATTtgattgacttttgatttttgtatacctacaataaacattcattaactattaagaagcctaCTTGATTAAATTAACTGCCCGACAAACACCCACATCTGAGACAGCACCTGACTGGAGGACACACTTCTAGGACTTTGGTAAGTGAGCATGCCCTTGGTATTCTCTTAAAAGGGGTACCCAGGGTGAGCTAGCTCATGCTGTTGTGAAAAAGAATTGTTTCCAGCTTCGACCCATATTGGATGGGTCCTAATATCAATCCCATAAAACTATAGTGAGACTTCTCAACTTCCAATAGGAGGAAGTACATttagtccttttctttattagacaacaataatagagaataggcagccagcttcggagacaaggtagagggggaattcttgtttGAGTAAGACAGTTTTAGAACCCTTGCCCCtataaagtcccgcgggctaaAGACATGGCGCCCAACGTGGGGCTCGACTAAGTAAACTTTTTAGTCCGGGAAAAGGAAAACGAGTACCGAGTCTAATTAAAGAACCTACGGAGTGCCCCTAAAAAGAGATATAGGAAGAGAGTCTCATTGCCCTACCACACTGGTCGGTGGGAAAAGAGTGAATAGATTGGCTATCACTCTATGAGGAATAAAAGATAACTCAGTACGAAAGTAGTGGAGAGCCCTCAAACTCTTTAGTATTTGTCACTCTGTCAGGCCTGATCACCCTGAATAGAGTGagcaaagaaaaagagagagaggtcAGAAGTGTGCGGTCTGACACTTTGCTCACGAAATTGGAAAGGTGTCTTTTATTAAAAGAATCAGGTTAAGGTAAGCCTATTCAACGCGCGTGAAAATAAGAGGGGAAGAAAGCTATTGGAGCTCCCCTCTCAAGGAGATACCTCAGTCTCCGCTTACGAGAATACAGTGACACGAACGTaagacaaaacaatggcggagGAAATACAGTTACCTCCCCATTTTACTCCTGCTCGAAGAATGTCGACAGGAGGAATGTCAGTAGGCTCCACCGGTACTAGGGTACCTAGCAGAGAGATTGAGGCTGTGGAATTCGATGAAGTGATTACAACAGTGAGAGCAAACCTGGGAGACACAGTGGTGGCAGAAATATCAGGGCCTAAATGTACTATCTTAAATCCAAGAAACCCCCGTGGGGGTGATGGTGGTGGAGTAGCACGAAGGGTGGCAACGCGATGGCCTAAGTCAGTCAATAAGGACAAAAACATGAGGGATATCAGAACGGGAAAATATCCTAGGAGGACGGCAAACGAAGTGAGgatagaaaaagaagaaataaagaatGATGGGATGGTATCAATAGTTAATGGATATTATTCCCGTTTCTACAATAAAGAACCAAAATTGAGTTGGGATGAGTTAGAGGAAACTCTGGCAGCTGTCTTTAACGGGGTAGAAACAAGGACAGTAGTGACCACCACGTGGGGGGACGGATTGTTCGGATATACTGGCAATATGGCTAGATTAATGATATATCAAACATGATCACTTTAAAAGCACTTACTTTGAgttgatttaaaaagtgtttgaacTTTTGCTGATGATACTTGAAAAAACCCCAACGTATTTTAAAGAGCGATGGAGACTTCTGAGGAGACTTCCTTGTTGATTAAAGCTCAAAAACTGAAGATAGAAGTTGTTCTATGCTGGAGATCAAAGTCAGCTGCACATCAAAGGTTGATATGGAACACCGAAATTTGGAACACTTGGTTTCTATGGCAACAAAAACCACAAGTGCCTTAACTTCTTTCTTCATTAAAACCCCTGTATTATTTGCAGAGGTGGACTTTGCCAACAGGCAAACTAGGCAGCTGCCTGGGGCCCCACCCTCAGGGGGGCCCCCAATGGCTGACAAACTTTACTCAACAGTAATGTTTTAAAACGAAGCAATTGCAGTGACCTAcctctttaactttttttttttttctcttggtcTGCCTTAATCCTTCCttaatatatacattaaaattaaaataaaaaaccaaccCATGCAATTCTGGTGAACAATGTTATGTCtttagaaatacaaaaacaaattgaattgtcagtgattaataaataatgacacATATCTAAGACACATATATTAACAGTCCATATATATTATGagattcaaaattaaaaatacaaaataaagacaaGACACAAAACCTGACTTGACTGATCTGAAATTATGCTTTATACCGTTGGTGAATGGCTGAGAATATAAAAAGTTGTGAAAAATATTCAGTAGTAattaaa from Gouania willdenowi chromosome 20, fGouWil2.1, whole genome shotgun sequence includes:
- the LOC114454472 gene encoding transcription factor 7-like translates to MKKIIILKWKGKHFKRLHHQGSEEGLQDVTNPPLPSHPAVQQPTSTESLEDVVFVDEQMCAWKKPEYVQPEQVPYDEHRYRAQQHGGQYGGHCKSGPTVFNDVRYGAPNIEDHTVNTVLQKAEYYPQQNPGPSTIPSIPAVVHHVELPTFTPPPNAMPPGTYRDPTFGKENVNVSHPPLQSAPPVMAPVSRNEVIVTKEPYIKKPPNAFMLFLKQNRAAAEAELGVRTSAVVNKHLGERWRALSPELKGLYNAEATLHAFIHLSENPGWTNKINYRNKRKRRDEAN